One genomic segment of Dysosmobacter sp. Marseille-Q4140 includes these proteins:
- a CDS encoding galactokinase translates to MEHQTLEQSLRSGALDQRLAAVYGAEGLAAAKERCAVAAAGFTKTFESLPEAFFSAPGRTELGGNHTDHQHGRVLAAAVDLDILAAAAPNQSGMLRIQSQGYPMIVVDLRELTPQSGEENTSAALIRGVAARMAALGCPLTNAGLDAYVISDVPGGSGLSSSAAFEVLIGTMLGELFWDGKCSAVEIAQIGQYAENVFFGKPCGLMDQTASSVGGVVAIDFADTASPVVDSIALDLHAQGYALCILDSGADHADLTGEYAAITDELKAVCRCFGKEVLREVPEAEFLAELPRVRQTAGDRGVLRAFHVYAENRRAAAQAEALRKGDFEGYLDLVRQSGRSSAMYLQNVVPTGAAEHQELMVTLALCEAILNGRGAVRVHGGGFGGTAQAYVPLDLLEEFKTRTEAVLGQGSCHVVTIRPVGGVRLG, encoded by the coding sequence ATGGAACATCAGACCCTGGAACAGTCCCTGCGCTCCGGCGCCCTGGACCAGCGGCTCGCCGCCGTGTACGGCGCTGAGGGACTGGCCGCCGCCAAGGAGCGGTGCGCCGTGGCCGCCGCAGGCTTCACCAAGACCTTTGAGAGCCTGCCGGAGGCATTTTTCTCCGCCCCCGGCCGCACGGAGCTGGGCGGCAACCACACCGACCACCAGCACGGCCGGGTCCTGGCCGCCGCCGTGGACCTGGACATCCTGGCCGCCGCCGCCCCCAACCAGAGCGGCATGCTGCGCATCCAGTCCCAGGGCTACCCCATGATCGTGGTGGACCTGCGGGAGCTGACTCCCCAGAGCGGCGAGGAGAACACCTCCGCCGCATTGATCCGGGGCGTGGCCGCCCGGATGGCCGCCCTGGGCTGCCCCCTGACGAACGCCGGCCTGGACGCCTACGTCATCTCCGACGTGCCCGGCGGCAGCGGCCTCAGCTCCTCCGCCGCCTTTGAGGTGCTGATCGGCACTATGCTGGGTGAGCTGTTCTGGGACGGCAAGTGCTCCGCCGTGGAGATCGCCCAGATCGGCCAGTACGCCGAAAACGTCTTTTTCGGCAAGCCCTGCGGCCTCATGGACCAGACCGCCTCCTCCGTGGGCGGCGTGGTGGCCATCGACTTCGCCGACACCGCCAGCCCCGTGGTGGACAGCATCGCCCTGGACCTCCACGCCCAGGGGTACGCCCTGTGCATTCTGGACTCCGGCGCGGATCACGCGGACCTGACCGGCGAGTACGCCGCCATCACCGACGAGCTCAAGGCCGTGTGCCGGTGCTTCGGAAAGGAGGTCCTCCGGGAGGTGCCGGAGGCGGAGTTCCTGGCCGAGCTGCCCCGGGTGCGGCAGACTGCCGGGGACCGGGGCGTGCTGCGGGCCTTCCACGTCTACGCCGAAAACCGCCGGGCGGCGGCCCAGGCCGAGGCCCTGCGCAAGGGGGACTTCGAGGGCTACCTGGATCTGGTCCGCCAGTCCGGCCGGTCCTCCGCCATGTATTTGCAGAACGTGGTGCCCACCGGCGCCGCGGAGCACCAGGAGCTGATGGTGACCCTGGCGCTGTGCGAGGCCATTCTGAACGGCCGGGGCGCCGTCCGGGTCCACGGCGGCGGCTTCGGCGGCACCGCCCAGGCCTACGTGCCCCTGGATCTGTTGGAGGAATTCAAGACCCGGACCGAGGCGGTCCTGGGTCAGGGCAGCTGCCATGTGGTGACCATCCGCCCGGTGGGCGGCGTCCGCCTTGGCTGA
- the galT gene encoding UDP-glucose--hexose-1-phosphate uridylyltransferase: MIDASVAALVQYAVDKGLIEECDRTWAENRVLGALGISAYDRPETVPAMELEEILKTLLDDAEARGVISGGVTERDLLDTELMGRLTPRPSQVIGEFKEKLAQSPKAATDWFYGFCQDTDYIRRYRIARDVKWVTPTAYGDLDITINLSKPEKDPKAIAAARTAAQSGYPKCQLCRENEGYAGRMNHPARQNHRIIPITIDGQDWFFQYSPYVYYNEHCIVFNGRHVPMKIDRSAFRKLLDFVVQFPHYFVGSNADLPIVGGSILSHDHFQGGHYTFAMERAEIEKAVSFPGFEDVTAGIVKWPMSVIRLRCADDKRLVDLAEKILTAWRAYSDPAAGIYAETDGESHNTITPIARRRGDQYELDLVLRNNLTTEEFPLGVFHPHQELHHIKKENIGLIEVMGLAVLPSRLKSELSQLADVLVQGGDLRADEAIAKHADWAEELKKRYTFTADNVMDILHTEVGRVFARVLEDAGVYKCTSEGRLAFERFINSVK, from the coding sequence ATGATCGATGCAAGCGTTGCGGCCCTGGTCCAGTACGCCGTGGACAAGGGGCTCATCGAGGAGTGCGACCGCACCTGGGCGGAAAACCGGGTGCTGGGGGCTCTGGGCATCAGCGCGTATGACCGGCCGGAGACCGTCCCGGCCATGGAGCTGGAGGAGATCCTAAAGACCCTGCTGGACGACGCCGAGGCCCGGGGCGTCATCTCCGGCGGCGTCACTGAGCGGGACCTGCTGGACACGGAGCTCATGGGCCGGCTCACCCCCCGCCCCTCCCAGGTGATCGGGGAATTCAAGGAAAAGCTGGCCCAGTCCCCCAAGGCCGCCACCGACTGGTTCTACGGTTTCTGCCAGGACACCGACTACATCCGCCGCTACCGCATCGCCCGGGACGTGAAGTGGGTCACCCCCACGGCCTACGGCGACCTGGACATCACCATCAACCTCTCCAAGCCGGAGAAGGACCCCAAGGCCATCGCCGCCGCCCGCACCGCGGCCCAGAGCGGCTATCCCAAGTGCCAGCTGTGCCGGGAGAACGAGGGCTACGCCGGCCGCATGAACCACCCCGCCCGGCAGAACCACCGCATCATCCCCATCACCATTGACGGGCAGGACTGGTTCTTCCAGTACAGCCCCTACGTCTACTACAACGAGCACTGCATCGTCTTTAACGGCCGCCATGTGCCCATGAAGATCGACCGCTCCGCCTTCCGCAAGCTCCTGGACTTCGTGGTCCAGTTCCCCCACTACTTTGTGGGCTCCAACGCGGACCTGCCCATCGTAGGCGGCTCCATCCTGAGCCACGACCACTTCCAGGGCGGCCACTACACCTTCGCCATGGAGCGGGCGGAGATCGAAAAGGCCGTCTCCTTCCCCGGCTTTGAGGACGTGACCGCCGGCATCGTCAAGTGGCCCATGTCCGTCATCCGCCTGCGCTGCGCCGACGACAAGCGCCTGGTGGACCTGGCGGAGAAGATCCTCACCGCCTGGCGGGCTTACTCCGACCCGGCCGCCGGCATCTACGCCGAGACCGACGGCGAGTCCCACAACACCATCACCCCCATCGCCCGGCGGCGGGGGGATCAGTATGAGCTGGACCTGGTGCTGCGGAACAACCTCACCACCGAGGAGTTCCCCTTGGGCGTGTTCCACCCCCACCAGGAGCTCCACCACATCAAGAAGGAGAACATCGGCCTCATCGAGGTCATGGGCCTGGCCGTGCTGCCCTCCCGCCTCAAGAGCGAGCTTTCCCAGCTGGCGGACGTGCTGGTGCAGGGCGGCGACCTCCGCGCCGACGAGGCCATCGCCAAGCACGCCGACTGGGCGGAGGAGCTCAAGAAGCGCTACACCTTCACGGCGGACAACGTCATGGACATCCTGCACACCGAGGTGGGCCGGGTGTTCGCCCGGGTGCTGGAGGACGCCGGCGTCTACAAGTGCACTTCCGAGGGCCGCTTGGCCTTCGAGCGGTTTATCAACAGCGTGAAATAA
- the galE gene encoding UDP-glucose 4-epimerase GalE, with product MKTILVAGGAGYIGSHMVALLKERGINTVVADNLRTGHWQAVKGGVKLYVGDLRDAAFLDRIFTENDIDGVINFAAFSLVGESVTDPLKYYGNNVAGSQSMLTAMKNHGVKRIVFSSTAATYGEPEKQPIEETDRTEPTNPYGASKLAIEGMLKWCDKAYGIRYAALRYFNAAGANTDVGIGEDHNPESHLIPLVLKTALGQRDHIGIFGDDYPTADGTCIRDYIHVRDLVEAHLLALEYLEKGGESGAFNLGSGDGYSVKEIIDTARKVTGKEIPAVVEPRRAGDPSVLIASNHKAAEVLGWTPKRGLEEIIADAWAWHSSHPNGYEG from the coding sequence ATGAAAACGATCCTTGTCGCCGGCGGCGCCGGCTACATCGGCAGCCACATGGTGGCGCTTCTCAAGGAGCGGGGCATCAACACCGTGGTGGCGGACAACCTGCGCACCGGTCACTGGCAGGCCGTCAAGGGCGGCGTGAAGCTGTACGTGGGCGACCTGCGGGACGCGGCCTTCCTGGACCGCATCTTCACTGAGAACGACATCGACGGCGTCATCAACTTCGCCGCCTTCTCCCTGGTGGGTGAGAGCGTCACCGACCCTCTGAAGTACTACGGCAACAACGTGGCCGGGTCCCAGTCCATGCTGACCGCCATGAAGAACCACGGCGTGAAGCGCATCGTGTTCTCCTCCACCGCCGCCACCTACGGTGAGCCGGAGAAGCAGCCCATCGAGGAGACCGACCGCACCGAGCCCACCAACCCCTACGGCGCCAGCAAGCTGGCCATCGAGGGCATGCTCAAGTGGTGCGATAAGGCCTACGGCATCCGCTACGCCGCCCTGCGCTACTTCAACGCCGCCGGCGCCAACACCGATGTGGGCATCGGCGAGGACCACAACCCCGAGTCCCACCTGATCCCCCTGGTGCTCAAGACCGCCCTGGGTCAGCGGGACCACATCGGCATCTTCGGCGACGACTATCCCACCGCCGACGGCACCTGCATCCGGGACTACATCCACGTCCGCGACCTGGTGGAGGCCCACCTGCTGGCCCTGGAGTATCTGGAGAAGGGCGGCGAGAGCGGCGCGTTCAACCTGGGCAGCGGCGACGGCTACTCCGTTAAGGAGATCATCGACACCGCCCGCAAGGTCACCGGCAAAGAGATCCCCGCCGTGGTGGAGCCCCGCCGTGCCGGCGACCCCTCCGTGCTGATCGCCTCCAACCACAAGGCCGCCGAGGTCCTGGGCTGGACGCCCAAGCGGGGCCTGGAGGAGATCATCGCCGACGCCTGGGCCTGGCACTCCAGCCATCCCAATGGCTACGAGGGCTGA
- a CDS encoding galactose mutarotase: protein MCETTPFGTLEGQDIPLIRLRKGDIQVELLPFGAAVRAIRVPDRQGRATDICLGYDRVEDYRDRDACFGGTIGRCANRIGGAAFTLNGRTFRLTANEGANQLHGGVVGFHKKLWRFTCAPGAVTFALDSPDGEEGFPGNVHAEVTYALSGDTLTVDYRAVSDADTVVNLTNHAYFNLAGHDGGPVSDHTLTVRAEAYTPAGAGNVPTGEIAPVAGTPLDLRSGAVLGDRLGDPFLAASRGYDHNYVLDRGGAPAAELWCPRTGIGLELSTSLPGMQLYTAGFLTERTGKSGAVYGPGHAVCLEPQFFPDAVNHANFPSPVLRAGAEYRQTIRYRFFVR from the coding sequence ATGTGCGAGACCACGCCCTTCGGCACCCTGGAGGGACAGGATATCCCCCTGATCCGCCTGCGGAAGGGAGACATCCAGGTGGAGCTGCTGCCCTTCGGGGCCGCCGTCCGGGCCATCCGCGTCCCCGACCGGCAGGGCCGGGCCACGGACATCTGCCTGGGCTATGACCGTGTGGAGGACTACCGGGACCGCGACGCCTGCTTCGGCGGCACCATCGGCCGCTGCGCCAACCGCATCGGCGGGGCCGCCTTCACCCTGAACGGCCGGACCTTCCGCCTGACCGCCAACGAGGGGGCCAACCAGCTCCACGGCGGCGTGGTGGGCTTTCACAAGAAGCTCTGGCGCTTCACCTGTGCCCCCGGCGCCGTCACCTTTGCGCTGGACTCCCCCGACGGGGAGGAGGGCTTCCCCGGCAATGTCCACGCGGAGGTCACCTACGCCCTCTCCGGCGACACCCTGACCGTGGACTACCGGGCCGTCAGCGACGCCGACACGGTGGTGAACCTCACCAACCACGCCTACTTCAACCTGGCCGGCCACGACGGCGGACCGGTGTCGGACCATACGCTGACGGTCCGCGCCGAGGCCTACACCCCCGCGGGAGCGGGCAACGTCCCCACCGGGGAGATCGCTCCGGTGGCGGGCACGCCGCTGGACCTGCGCAGCGGCGCGGTCCTGGGCGACCGGCTGGGTGATCCCTTCCTGGCGGCCAGCCGGGGCTATGACCACAACTACGTGCTGGACCGGGGCGGCGCTCCGGCGGCGGAGCTGTGGTGCCCCCGGACCGGCATCGGCCTGGAACTTTCCACGTCTCTTCCCGGCATGCAGCTCTATACCGCGGGCTTTCTGACCGAGCGGACCGGCAAGTCCGGCGCCGTCTACGGCCCCGGCCACGCGGTGTGCCTGGAGCCCCAGTTCTTCCCCGACGCAGTGAACCACGCGAACTTCCCCTCCCCCGTCCTCCGGGCCGGGGCGGAGTACCGCCAGACCATCCGCTACCGGTTCTTCGTCCGGTGA
- a CDS encoding DUF4825 domain-containing protein, translated as MKNDLTCAVVRDLLPAYAEHLTAPETNEAVERHLAGCPDCAARLDAMRAPEPEQEAETAKEVDYLKKVKRRSWKRVVLAVLLTVLVLAGALAAKVFVIGSPASADTMAMGVWDDGGTLHVEVASAVSANTYWGWKTETADGIATITAREGLVSPLHHAASAKLSVPLEGVEEVYLCGRLIWQDGTNIDACTTALFSKKTPYVGNASAVGALLSDLSFWYGPLDTYTLSLQTSSQPYGLLMDFSQGTVNAAELRQQMRTVSVLLLALVENLEQVSWRCTVDGVVQTHTVSLEETNAMVGEMAKAYSTALNINMEPLESVKDYAASAAALQQLCHLLEE; from the coding sequence ATGAAGAATGATCTGACCTGCGCCGTGGTGCGGGACCTGCTGCCCGCCTACGCCGAGCATTTGACGGCCCCGGAGACCAATGAGGCCGTGGAGCGGCATCTGGCCGGCTGTCCGGACTGTGCCGCCCGCCTCGACGCCATGCGCGCCCCGGAGCCGGAGCAGGAAGCGGAGACCGCCAAGGAGGTGGACTACCTCAAAAAGGTGAAGCGCCGCAGCTGGAAGCGGGTGGTGCTGGCGGTGCTTTTGACGGTGTTGGTGCTGGCGGGGGCCCTGGCGGCCAAGGTGTTTGTGATCGGCTCTCCCGCCTCGGCGGATACCATGGCCATGGGTGTCTGGGACGACGGCGGAACCTTGCATGTGGAGGTCGCCTCCGCGGTCTCCGCCAACACCTACTGGGGCTGGAAAACGGAGACAGCGGACGGCATCGCGACCATCACCGCCCGGGAGGGGCTGGTGTCCCCCCTCCATCACGCCGCTTCCGCCAAACTCAGCGTACCGCTGGAGGGGGTGGAGGAGGTGTACCTCTGCGGCCGCCTGATCTGGCAGGATGGGACCAACATTGACGCCTGCACAACCGCCCTCTTTTCCAAAAAGACCCCCTATGTGGGGAATGCCTCCGCCGTGGGAGCGCTGCTCAGTGACCTTTCCTTCTGGTACGGTCCTCTGGACACCTACACCCTCTCTCTTCAGACCAGCAGCCAGCCCTACGGCCTGCTGATGGACTTTTCCCAGGGAACAGTAAACGCCGCGGAGCTTCGCCAGCAGATGCGCACGGTGTCGGTGCTTCTTTTGGCCCTGGTCGAAAATCTGGAGCAGGTCTCCTGGCGCTGCACCGTTGACGGCGTGGTCCAGACCCACACGGTATCCCTGGAAGAAACGAATGCCATGGTGGGGGAAATGGCGAAAGCGTACAGCACCGCTCTCAATATCAACATGGAGCCTCTGGAGAGCGTCAAAGACTATGCCGCCTCCGCCGCAGCGCTTCAGCAGCTGTGCCATCTGCTGGAAGAATGA
- a CDS encoding sigma-70 family RNA polymerase sigma factor — protein sequence MEPMDDIYRRHAATVYKYLLSLCHDPHTAEELTQETFYQAVRSIGRFDGSCQVSTWLCQIAKHLFYQHLRKQRRETPLPEEEGALPPLPSAEEEVLDQSGRLDLLRRVHGLPEPGREVVYLRIFGNLSFREIGAVLGRTETWARVTYYRCKERLKNGGEWDEE from the coding sequence GTGGAACCCATGGACGACATCTACCGCCGCCACGCCGCGACGGTGTACAAATACCTGCTCTCCCTGTGTCACGACCCCCACACGGCGGAGGAGCTGACCCAGGAGACCTTTTACCAGGCGGTCCGGTCCATCGGCCGCTTTGACGGGTCCTGCCAGGTGTCCACCTGGCTGTGCCAGATCGCAAAGCACCTCTTTTACCAGCACCTGCGCAAGCAGCGGCGGGAGACGCCCCTGCCGGAGGAGGAGGGGGCCCTGCCGCCCCTGCCCTCCGCCGAGGAGGAGGTGCTGGACCAGTCCGGGCGGCTGGACCTCCTGCGCCGGGTCCACGGTCTGCCGGAGCCGGGCCGGGAGGTGGTGTACCTGCGGATCTTCGGAAATCTCAGCTTCCGGGAGATTGGAGCGGTGCTGGGCAGGACCGAGACCTGGGCCCGGGTGACCTATTACCGCTGCAAGGAGCGGCTGAAAAACGGAGGTGAATGGGATGAAGAATGA
- a CDS encoding HAD family phosphatase, translated as MRLQSAIFDMDGTLLDSMPMWQGLGTGLLRHFGVEPAPDLLERLKPMTLRQGVVYCRETYHLDASEEELMAMLERRVDDFYHSEVQAKPGVQKFLSLLKMEGVWMYVATATDRHLAQAALRHAGIDGYFRGIVTSADVARGKEESPEIYERAMRRLQSNKKDTVIFEDALHAVRTAKAAGFRVAAVYDPAAEDDQAELRQLADYYIRSFDEMFEATALE; from the coding sequence ATGAGACTGCAAAGCGCGATTTTTGATATGGACGGAACGCTGCTGGACTCCATGCCCATGTGGCAGGGGCTGGGGACAGGACTGCTGCGGCACTTCGGCGTGGAGCCCGCGCCGGACCTGCTGGAGCGGCTCAAGCCCATGACGCTGCGTCAGGGCGTCGTCTACTGCCGGGAGACCTACCACCTGGACGCCTCGGAGGAGGAGCTGATGGCCATGCTGGAGCGGCGGGTGGACGACTTCTACCACAGTGAGGTCCAGGCCAAGCCCGGCGTGCAGAAATTTTTGTCCCTGCTGAAGATGGAGGGGGTGTGGATGTACGTGGCCACCGCCACGGACCGCCACCTGGCCCAGGCCGCCCTGCGCCATGCCGGGATCGACGGCTACTTCCGGGGGATCGTCACCAGCGCCGACGTGGCCCGGGGCAAGGAGGAGAGCCCGGAGATCTACGAGCGGGCCATGCGGCGGCTCCAGTCCAACAAGAAGGACACCGTGATCTTCGAGGACGCCCTCCACGCCGTCCGCACCGCTAAGGCCGCCGGGTTCCGGGTGGCGGCGGTGTACGACCCCGCCGCCGAGGACGACCAGGCGGAGCTGCGGCAGCTGGCGGACTACTACATCCGCTCCTTCGACGAGATGTTCGAGGCCACGGCTCTGGAGTGA
- the thpR gene encoding RNA 2',3'-cyclic phosphodiesterase, whose product MRLFAAIRFSPAVEEALWAAMGDLRCRGAGTFTRRENLHLTLAFIGETDRLAEVKAALAALAGSGPVPLEAGGPLGRFGDLWWAGIRGGPALEALAGAAQTALRAAGFPIERRAWRPHVTLVRRWRGPVPETQVAPAAMTAERISLMRSDRVDGRLIYTEAFSVRL is encoded by the coding sequence ATGCGGCTGTTCGCGGCCATCCGGTTCTCTCCGGCGGTGGAGGAGGCCCTCTGGGCGGCGATGGGAGACCTGCGATGCCGGGGCGCGGGCACCTTCACCCGGCGGGAGAACCTGCACCTGACGCTGGCCTTTATCGGGGAGACGGACCGGCTGGCAGAGGTAAAGGCCGCCCTGGCGGCCCTGGCGGGCAGTGGGCCCGTCCCGCTGGAGGCAGGCGGCCCCCTGGGCCGGTTCGGGGATCTCTGGTGGGCCGGCATCCGGGGCGGACCGGCGCTGGAGGCCCTGGCCGGGGCGGCCCAGACCGCCCTGCGGGCGGCGGGCTTTCCCATCGAGCGCCGGGCCTGGAGGCCCCACGTGACCCTGGTGCGCCGGTGGCGGGGGCCCGTTCCCGAGACGCAGGTGGCCCCGGCGGCCATGACAGCGGAGCGGATCAGCCTCATGCGCTCGGACCGGGTGGACGGGCGGCTCATCTACACGGAGGCGTTCTCCGTCAGACTGTAA
- the metG gene encoding methionine--tRNA ligase, translating into MDKKKFYLTTPIYYPSDKLHIGHTYCTVATDALARYHRLKGEDVMFLTGTDEHGQKIEDKAKEAGVTPKEFVDRIVEGPAGVLDLWKLMNISNDRFIRTTDDYHVASVQKIFRKMYEKGDIYKGTYKGKYCKPCESFWTESQLVDGKCPDCGREVQDAEEEAYFFRLSKYADRIQDLLENTDFLQPRSRVNEMVNNFIKPGLEDLCVSRTSFTWGIPVDFDPGHVVYVWVDALFNYTTALGLFNDKYDDYDHYWPADVHIVGKEIVRFHSIIWPAMLMSMEMPLPKHVFGHGWLLLDGGKMSKSKGNVVDPYILAEKFGVDALRFFLMRTFPFGSDGNFSNELLIQTINTDLANDLGNLVSRTTAMAGKYFGGQLPAGCKTCAAPEPYDTELISLASGLRNRYEEAMESFAPHKALDEVFKVIQRANKYIDECAPWVLAKDMEKNGARLAHVLYNLLETARICGVLLSPFMPGSCDKLFAQIGAPAEIRTWDSAAAWGSLSETAAVTKGENLFPRIDVDKAIEELEAAAAAAKKAALPDIELEPQLTETVDFDTFCKSDFRVVKVKSCEAVKKSEKLLKFILDDGTGTDRQILSGIHKFYEPEDLIGKTLVAIVNLPPRKMMGQESQGMLISAVHTEKGEEKLHLLMVDDSIPAGAKLC; encoded by the coding sequence CGAGGACGTCATGTTCCTCACCGGCACCGACGAGCACGGCCAGAAGATCGAGGACAAGGCCAAGGAGGCCGGCGTCACCCCCAAGGAATTTGTGGACCGGATCGTGGAGGGTCCCGCCGGCGTGCTGGACCTGTGGAAGCTGATGAACATTTCCAACGACCGCTTCATCCGCACCACCGACGACTACCATGTCGCCTCCGTCCAGAAGATCTTCCGGAAGATGTACGAGAAGGGCGATATCTATAAGGGCACCTACAAGGGCAAGTACTGCAAGCCCTGCGAGTCCTTCTGGACCGAGAGCCAGCTGGTGGACGGCAAGTGCCCCGACTGCGGCCGGGAGGTCCAGGACGCCGAGGAGGAGGCCTACTTCTTCCGGCTGAGCAAGTACGCCGACCGCATCCAGGACCTGCTGGAGAACACCGACTTCCTCCAGCCCCGGTCCCGGGTCAACGAGATGGTCAACAACTTCATCAAGCCGGGTCTTGAGGACCTGTGCGTGTCCCGGACCAGCTTCACCTGGGGCATCCCCGTGGACTTTGACCCGGGCCATGTGGTCTACGTGTGGGTGGACGCCCTGTTCAACTACACCACCGCCCTGGGCCTCTTCAACGACAAGTACGACGACTACGACCACTACTGGCCCGCCGACGTCCACATCGTGGGCAAGGAGATCGTCCGGTTCCACTCCATCATCTGGCCCGCCATGCTGATGAGCATGGAGATGCCGCTTCCCAAGCACGTGTTCGGCCACGGCTGGCTGCTGCTGGACGGCGGCAAGATGTCCAAGTCCAAGGGCAACGTGGTGGACCCCTACATTCTCGCGGAGAAGTTCGGCGTGGACGCCCTGCGTTTCTTCCTGATGCGGACCTTCCCCTTCGGCTCCGACGGCAACTTCTCCAATGAGCTGCTGATCCAGACCATCAACACCGACCTTGCCAACGACCTGGGCAACCTGGTCAGCCGCACCACCGCCATGGCGGGCAAGTACTTCGGCGGACAGCTGCCCGCCGGCTGCAAGACCTGTGCCGCCCCAGAGCCCTACGACACGGAGCTGATCTCCCTGGCCTCCGGTCTGCGGAACCGGTACGAGGAGGCCATGGAGTCCTTCGCCCCCCACAAGGCATTGGACGAGGTGTTCAAGGTCATCCAGCGGGCCAACAAGTATATCGACGAGTGCGCCCCCTGGGTCCTGGCCAAGGACATGGAGAAAAATGGCGCCCGTCTTGCCCACGTGCTCTATAACCTCCTGGAGACCGCCCGGATCTGCGGCGTGCTGCTGAGCCCCTTCATGCCGGGCAGCTGCGACAAGCTCTTTGCCCAGATCGGCGCCCCCGCTGAGATCCGCACCTGGGACAGCGCCGCCGCCTGGGGCAGCCTCAGCGAGACCGCCGCCGTCACCAAGGGCGAGAACCTCTTCCCCCGGATCGACGTGGACAAGGCCATCGAGGAGCTGGAGGCCGCCGCGGCCGCCGCCAAAAAGGCCGCCCTGCCGGACATCGAGCTGGAGCCCCAGCTGACCGAGACCGTGGACTTCGACACTTTCTGCAAGTCCGACTTCCGGGTGGTGAAGGTCAAGTCCTGCGAGGCGGTGAAGAAGAGCGAGAAGCTGCTCAAGTTCATCCTGGACGACGGCACCGGCACCGACCGGCAGATCCTCTCCGGCATCCACAAGTTCTATGAGCCGGAGGACCTCATCGGCAAGACCCTGGTGGCCATCGTGAACCTGCCGCCCCGGAAGATGATGGGCCAGGAGAGCCAGGGCATGCTGATCTCCGCCGTCCATACGGAAAAGGGCGAGGAGAAGCTGCACCTGCTGATGGTGGATGATTCCATCCCCGCCGGTGCCAAGCTCTGCTGA